CAGTGTTCATCTAGACATCCAACAAGGCATCCCTAACTTTTTACAGAAGAGGACATTTTCCTGTTAGTTgttattgtgttactgttaacttgcatatgttctaatgttaaattgtattttttttttttgttctgggcAAATATACACTGACTAGTCAGACACAGAGCTTTAAGCATTTCCTGTGACTGCTTTAGACATTTGCACAGTAACTGTATAACTGGGAACCAGTGTACCTGAGGCCTGTGTCCACTGAGAGACACATCCCTGAATGCACCCATGTACAGGGGGGTCGTAGGGCTATAGTCCCCCCTAAAATATTATTtactccccctccccaccaaaTAAATATACACTAATTAATTTAGTGTGTTCTCATTCAGTAATTAGTCATTAaaatctgaccccccccccccccccgcgtaaAGGCCCCCCCTTCACGGCCCACTTACCTTCCCAGCTGTACCTTGAGGTCCACCATGTACTGATGGCACTGAGCATAGTAAGCAGTCTGGGCTTCCACAAAGTCTTTAAGGTAGGAGAGATGGTTTGCCtacattggggggaggggggctttctTCAGTGCGCAGTGAGGCCACACTGAGCCACAGCGGGCCTCACAAagtctgggggggagggggggcggagatggggtgggggtgacttACTTGCGTGCTGCTGATGCCTTCCAGCAGGAGTCTGGTGATTTCTGCCTGCCGATCGAAATCGTCCTGCGTCTTCCTCAGCTGGGCCTCGGCCTGAGGAGGGAATGAGCACAGCCGTCAAACTGAGCATGCTCAGAGCCACAGCAGCTTATGGACACTGGATGCAGTGATGGATAAACTAACGACATGATATTTAATGGGCTAAGATACTGTTTCCCAAATCTGGTCCTTGGAGACCTCCCTTcattctgggagctgggagggagcaaaaacgtggtctggcagggaactgggaaggagcaaaaacgtgtacTGTCTAGCAGAGAGctcggaggaagcaaaaacatggactgtctagcACGGAGTTGGAAGGGAGCATTAATGTgtactgtctggcagagagtttggagggagcaaaaatgcggactgtctgacagggaactgggagggagcaaaaatgtgtactgtctggcagagagcttggagggagcaaaaatgtgtactgtctggcagagagcttggagggagcaaaaatgtgtactgtctggcagagagcttggagggagcaaaaatgtgtactgtctggcagagagcttggagggagcaaaaatgtgtactgtctggcagagagcttggagggagcaaaaatgcagactgtctggcagggagctgggaaggagcaaaaacgtggactgtctggaagggagctgggaaggaacaaaaacgtggactggctgCGGGTCCACGAGGACGGGATTTGGGAGACACTGGGCTAAAATATATTTAATGGGCCTGTGCTAAAAACGAATACCAGCCTTTTAGGAACTGATTCTAACACTTCTGGACTGAAGGAACAGAATGAGCAGTTTGATGTTTATATTTCAGCAGGATTGCAGATGTTTTTCTAGTGAATGAGGAACTATATAGCATCAATAATATGTTTTGGGTATGACAGTTAGCAGTTACGAAAATAACAGTCGCAGCAGGCCaaactgtcacagggcacatttcgcAAGAAGGGCCAAAAGCTGATCTAGCTACACTGATAAAGCAGATATCTTTACATCATGGTAGCAGAGTACAGAGCACCCTTAGTGAGGCTGTAAGcattgccccctgctggaggtaCCCAGTAATTGTGGGAGAGCCCCTTTTGAGACTCTACTCCATGTCTGTTAGTCTTGCTACTATTTGCCTGCTCTTTTTTGCCGGGATCAAACTTACCTGTGCTACTTCTGTTGTCCACATCTGGgttgcataaaaaaaaaaaaatagcaacaCACTGGTTAGGATAATAGATGGTAAAACTGCAATACACGCAGAATCAGTATAGTTATGAGTCAGTTTTATCAATACAGGTAAAATAGAGAGAAGGGATATGATGGTGCAGACACTGAAACACTGTATAGTAACTAATGCAGAAAAACCTTCAAAGGCAGAGAATTATGAGCCCCGACAGGCATCATGCTTTTGCCAAACTAAATCTGACAAGAAATGCGGTCGCAGACAGGATTTCATATCTCGCATGTTTTCATGCATTTCGTTGCTTCAACACCACTGGTGAATAACTGTACGATGATCTCCTCTATGAACTGCAAAGAATGGCAgtcaacagacagacagacagacagacagagagagacagacagacagacagatagatagatagatagatagatagatagatagatagatagataagcttctggatggatggatggatggatggatgcacggACAGCTCATTTGGTGTCGACATAAGGCTTCCCTTTAAAACACCTGTATGAGAACACAGTGGAAACTGGAGGGAGGAGTATGTCACAGAGATAACTGACCTTCATCCATTTTACGTGCAGAAAGCTGAACATGTAGGAGAACTGCGCTCTGTATTCCTCTCCGGGCAGGGGGGCGGAGTTTAGCCGCTGAAGAGAACAGACCATGACGGGacatgacagacacacacacacacaccacaaaaCCCCCCAGGTGGTTAAAAACCAACTGTCTACAGAGCAAAAGCAGACAGAGCCGACCCTTTATTAAAATTGATTTCCATCCGTTACTATGAAACATGCAGCCCAGAAACCTTGGGATCCGATATATCCTGGATACGAGCCACCAGCCAGCGTCTCGGAGACGTGAGGATGGAGAAATCGCCGCAGAGAGTGACTTTAAAAGCCGGTAACAGCGCTTGAATAATTCACTCACTCCAGAGGCCTCGTCTGAGGCAGGGTTTTGCAGATACGCGGCAGACTGTCTGTGCCGGCTGCCTGGGAGCGAACGATTTCCAAATGGCATAGAGATCCCCTTAATTAAAATGACAGGCCTGTCAGGTTATGCCAGTGATACTCAACCCACGGCTCTTCAAAGGCCAGACGCGGCTCTTTTAAGTCCTACTtaagaaaaaaatctttaagAAAATCTTCAAAagataatgtaaaaaaatactGTCAGCAGAATTCATCTCATGCTCATTTAGACACATCAATCTATAAAGGCCTCACCCCTCAACTGCCTGAAAAAGACAATCGCAATTTACCTCAGGTGTCATGCTAGGAAAATTAACATTAACACCGGGAAACTAGCATTTGGCAAAAAAATGGCTAAAGAACGTATGAGATGCAAATATGAAGAGGAATTCTGGGCATTTCAGCAGGATTGGCAGTTCTTCTTTGTGTCAAGCGGTGCGGGAAAATGCATCTATCTGCTTTATGATAACGTCATTTCACAGTTTAAAAGATCCTATTTACAACGCCATCGCGAAACTAAACACCCAAAGATCAGTCTGCTATCTGTTATGGGCTGTGAAAAATAGCAATGTGCTGTCTGTTGCTGTTACGGACTCTGCGATCAGTGCTTGGAAATCATTTAATACTGATAATGTTGAAACACTGCCAGTAATGTTAAACACTACGGTTGCATTGATAATAATTACATCATGCTTTTCATTCCTTAAGAACATATATTATCCTTCTTCTCAAACGCATAACGGGTTGAGGGAGGAAAGGGACATTTCTGAATTGCGGTTCAATCATCTCCCCTCCATTGTGGGATgatcggggggcggggggggggggggagtggaatGTGCAAACCCATCTGGATGCTAAACAGGTACACATCACATTGGTGATGTGTGAGTAGAATGTTACATCAGAAGGtcgtaggttcaaatcctgtactTGGCAGAGTGATATCATCACTGGCAATTAATATTTTCATGCATGACAGTggaattcaaacccacaaccgtTGCATATACAACCTTGTTCAGCTACAGGAGAGCGACACCTACGGAATGTTGGGCGTCGGCTGTCCTGGCTCGCTTCAGCTGGGTTTTGGCAGCATCCAGGTCCAGCCTCCTGTTCTCCAGCAGCCTCCCTTCTTTCTGGTCGAATGAACAGACTCATCACAAACGGGCCCCCCCACTGTGACATATGTCCTCCTACGTCAGTCAAACTTTACGCACGTCAGATTCACCACCCCATACCATTCAAGACACCTTATGCAAGAAAAAcatataagtaaaaaaaaatgaattagtAATACGTACTATTTAAAGAACACATATTAAATATAAGAAAAGATGAAAATTAACCTGCAGGCGGATGTCTCCTTTTGGCAACTGTGCTTCTGCAAACTCTGAGCATTTTGGGAATTTTTCGCGTAAGTTCAGATCTAGTTAAGTCGGTTTTCCATAAGTCGAGGCCTGTTTTATAACGTCTTGTCAAAATGTGATTGTAGATTGGGTGGATAACGTACATCAGTCTAATATAGATTCTACCTCTAAAATGTCTTTTATATGTTCATATTCTGCATGTTTGTCTGCAGTGGTACCGTGTATTTTTTTATCTATTGCTTAACATTGTGGTTATTGTCGTATGTACTAGATAATCTGAATGTGACACATAAACAGCTCTTTGTACTAGTCAGACGATAACATCTAATGATTCTAGGGCGTCTTACCAGTGGCTAATTGCTGCTAGCGGCATGAACTGTCTGTTTGTTTTATCTTTTTGTTTTATGATTCCCGCGGCAGGTGACTGCAGGCCAAGGCGTGAACGTCCACCTTCGACTCACCAGGACGGTTTTCGAGTCCCATTCAACGAAGTTTCTCAGGGGGGTTAGGAAGCCGACAGTCACGCCCTGAATTAACTTCCTCTGCGTTCCGCCGATCTGCTTCTCCATCTCCCCGCATTTTATCAGTACCTTTCCTGCAAGTGGTGAAACCAGAAGGCTTCTGTCGTAATTCATATGAAATGCCAGCCTCTTCGGAAGGTTATTAATAGACATAAGCCTTAATGACTACATGTAATACACTGAATACATGTGAATTAACAAgtacatttatgtttttttgaaTGTTTTTAGGTGATAACTGGTTTGATTTTAAGGCCATACAGCTGCAAGAAACTTGCTTCTTAACATCTGCTTGAAGACAGGTGGTATTCGGACACAATAATGAAATTTTCCCAGTCAAATTGATGAACGAAACACCCCTAACATTCCTCAGAACTGGCATATCACTGCCTGGTTCCATAATCTCATTTGATTTAAATTTCTCAAATCTGGAAAAACTATTCTGTTCCGTTATCTGTTAGTTGCATGAGTACTGTTCATATTAATGAACTGTTCATATTAATTGCATCATTGATTTTTTTCTATTCTCTGCAGGATATTTAGTGAGTTCTGCCTTATCTAAGTGCCACTCTTGGCTGTCCCACAGCTCAGGGAGCCTGCTGGGGCACTGACAGGCCAGCACTCACCGTACGGACTCCCAGGGCCCAACTCGTGGCCCGCGTCAATCATGCACTCGCCCAGCTGCTCGTGGTTACTCGTGTGCCTCGGGGCTTCCCTCTCCAGCATTCCGTATAAAAGTTCCTCCATTCTTAGTCCTGGAGCAAGAGATAACCAAGCTGATCCCAAGAACCATTGGAGGCCTGGTGCCAGGGGCGGATTTATTTATCCGGGCGCCGTAGGCTGAGATCAGCATGGACACTCAGGTGTTCCTGAGTTACCGGACGGTTACATTTTTCCCAAGGTGGGGCTGGGCCCTGCTGTTTGTTGGTGCTCTAGGCTACAGCTTAGGATAGCCTGAACAATAATCTCCCCTGCCTTCAACAGCAAGCGACTCAGCACTCTGCCTTGACCTGGTAATGCCTAGAAAGTTCCCCTTAAGGGCTAAGATGTACTTGTTTTTACAGCACTGTTGAAAATCTATCATCCATCTTTCTTggtagcatgtggctcagtgggctaagcctctggtcCTGCgagcggaaggttgctggtttgagcccgGCCTCAGTAGAACAGCCACATGTccgtgggcccctgagcgaggcccttaacccccagctccatgggcgcCACTGCAGGTGGCTCATACTCTCACCTGCAAATGTTCAAGATGGGGCAGGCAAAAAGAGAATTCCCTTACATTCTTGCCTGTTTTGGACCATGGCTGGGTAAATACCAACAAAACATACGTATTTTTCTATATAAATTATACTGAAATTTGCGTGAATATGGATAGTGGTTTTTTTTtggtagtcccccccccccccccccccccgagaatgACGGAGAAAAAGTACTGAGTCATAGCAACATTGACTCTGTATAAGATTTCAACATTGCTGCAGTACATGTGAAAGTACGGTACAATTTATTCCTCACCGTAATGTCGAACCAATGTACTATAGCTGATCCCAATAAACCTGTAGCCTTCAGATCATAACCCAGTGACCTTAACTACGATGCATCCTCTTACGCATATTTACAGAAAAAACAGTGTACATAGAATCCCCATGAATTTTATCAGTTGCTCTTTTTCCAGACTGTGCTAAAGCAATCGCTGTCGCTTCTTACCCGGATTGGGCTGAAGTACCACCTCAGTCTGCTTTATTAACCTGTCCGTCCACCGCCTGCTGATGTCTGCCTTGGCCAGGAGATTGTCCAAGCGCACGTCCAGCTCGGTTTTTTCCGCCTGTCCCAGTTTTTCCTCGGCGAACTGAAATCGCGATAGATTAATATGTTTATGTGAGACATTTTATATTACCCCAGGATAAAGACTTTCAATTTCGCAGTCGGCAAATATTGCTTCCCTTTTGTGTCTGATCTAGGTGCGATAATTCTTATCTATCTGGCTGTTTTATCTATTAGAAATGTAGCATTTGATACCCCCCTGCTGACCCAAAATAGCTCGTCATAAAAAATGACACCTTCCTAATCCATATGATAGCTTATATGATTACATGCATAGACACCGTGCTGTCCGGTTAATGCATTTCGCAAAACGCAGATCACGGAGTATTTCTCATTTAATGTAAAACGAGGTGTAATTCGGGTATAATGCTTAAGTCCCTACACTACTGTTATTTCAGATCCTATGCTTGTAAAATCCGACTAGTGGAGCAGGAGGGAAACATGGCAGCGAGTTATCCCGCCTGTCAAGGTGGCTTGAAGCGCTTATTAGGTGGCAGCTTGTTTGATAACGGCTATCTAGTGATAAAGGTAGGGCGCAATCGGCATGGGATTCATTTGCAATAAATTCTGTACCTGCACGGCGCGACTGAGGAAAGTGCCGGCGTCGGAGGCGAGTCTTTTAACGCTGAAGTCCATGTCGAGCGACGTAGCTGGCAGCACttgcaagaaaacaaacaaatgcgTGCTGTTTTGGTGATGAACGCAGTTCGGTAATGAAACGGCGAAAGTGATTATTGCGATCAGGCAAAGCTTTCTAGGAAAGACGACATCGCAGCCCCGCGTCTGGAGGTGACATTGGAGGGTCATGTGGGAATTACAGTAATTCCCGCAGCTGCGTGTCTGTCTGCTGTGAATCGGAAGACGCCCCCGTCTCGCCGATCATGGGCTTTAAGTCTTATTGTCAGTTTTATTTCTAGCACATGCACGCCGAATATACGGGATTCGGGaacattttctttcattttaatttatcaatattaaatttgaacgTCTGTTGACAGATTGGctacctattattattattatggtagTTAATAGATGCGTATATTCTAACTGCTCAAATACAGGGTGAGCTAACAATATTACTGGACctattaattaaaaaatttaaCTCACCCTGTAATTTTATGTTGCGTCCGCCAGATGACGCCATATTAACTTGTTAATGTTGTGCTTGTTCTCAAAAGAAGACGCTTGAAGCTGCTGCTATTTCTTGAAGGAAATAACACAAGTCTGGGTCAGAAGTCAATTTTATTTTGTGGAAGTTTATTCAGACTCCCTAGAAATGTTACTCGAGTAAAGGCGAAAACAGTACGATACAGCCGGTGTAATTTGCCTGCTAGTCTTACAATAACTTAAAAACCAAACTTATTATTCACCAGGAAATACTCAGAATCTGCTCTGCTAGGAACTACTCTCAAAGTGAAAAGCAGGCATTGGATTATCCTTATTGTTTTTATGCAGTGTCAGGCAAATAATAAATATCTTGCACTGTTTTAATAAATGAAACGCACTTCCAGCCTGAGGGCAAA
This genomic interval from Brienomyrus brachyistius isolate T26 chromosome 21, BBRACH_0.4, whole genome shotgun sequence contains the following:
- the sh3glb1b gene encoding endophilin-B1b isoform X1, encoding MTLQCHLQTRGCDVVFPRKLCLIAIITFAVSLPNCVHHQNSTHLFVFLQVLPATSLDMDFSVKRLASDAGTFLSRAVQFAEEKLGQAEKTELDVRLDNLLAKADISRRWTDRLIKQTEVVLQPNPGLRMEELLYGMLEREAPRHTSNHEQLGECMIDAGHELGPGSPYGKVLIKCGEMEKQIGGTQRKLIQGVTVGFLTPLRNFVEWDSKTVLKEGRLLENRRLDLDAAKTQLKRARTADAQHSRLNSAPLPGEEYRAQFSYMFSFLHVKWMKMWTTEVAQAEAQLRKTQDDFDRQAEITRLLLEGISSTQANHLSYLKDFVEAQTAYYAQCHQYMVDLKVQLGSVISSDKRPSSCPVTDATLPTLPEPAAHPPHLPPPSSPPSPQTGPSAAS
- the sh3glb1b gene encoding endophilin-B1b isoform X2, producing MTLQCHLQTRGCDVVFPRKLCLIAIITFAVSLPNCVHHQNSTHLFVFLQVLPATSLDMDFSVKRLASDAGTFLSRAVQFAEEKLGQAEKTELDVRLDNLLAKADISRRWTDRLIKQTEVVLQPNPGLRMEELLYGMLEREAPRHTSNHEQLGECMIDAGHELGPGSPYGKVLIKCGEMEKQIGGTQRKLIQGVTVGFLTPLRNFVEWDSKTVLKEGRLLENRRLDLDAAKTQLKRARTADAQHSRLNSAPLPGEEYRAQFSYMFSFLHVKWMKMWTTEVAQAEAQLRKTQDDFDRQAEITRLLLEGISSTQCYFQ